tatattttctcctttcatcaattaaattcaatatttcttctgttacccaaggatttctaccagccctcgtctttttacctacttgatcctctgctgccttcactacttcatccctcagagctacccattcttcttctactgtatttctttcccccattcctgtcaattgtttccttatgctctcgctgaaactctgtacaacctctggtttagtcagtttatccagggcccatctccttaaattcccacctttttgcagtttcttcagttttaatctacagttcataaccaatagattatggtcagagtccagatctgcccctggaaatgtcttacaatttaaaacttgtttcctaaatctctgtcttaccattatgtaatctatctgataccttctagtagctccaggattcttccatgtatacaacttcttttatgattcttgaaccaagtgttagctatgattaagttatgctctatgcaaaattccaccagacggcttcctctttcattgcttagcccgaatccatatttgatttctttgcaccagtccatattcacctactacgtttccttctctcccttttcctactaccgaattccagtcacccatgactattaaattttcgtcccccttcactatctgaataatttcttttatttgatcatacatttcttcaatttcttcgtcatctgcagagctagttggcatataaacttgtactactgtagtaggcatgggcttcgtgtctatcgtggccacaataatgcgttcactatgctgtttgtagtagcttacctgcactcctattttttatccattattaaacctactcctgcattacccatatttgattttgtatttataaccctgtattcaccagaccaaaagtcttgttcctcctgccactgaacttcactgattccgactatatctaacttaaacctatgcatttccctttttaaattttctaacctacctgccctattaagggatctgacatcccacgctctgatccatagagtGCCAGTTTTCATTCTCTTGATAACCACGTCCTCTTGAGTCGTTATGTACACCAAAACTTGGAACCATCTCATTTCTGTGTCAGTGGTTTTGGACAACAACCACACAGTGACATTTGTGAAAGTGTGCAGCTATAAGAGATACTAATGGTAAAGCCAAAGTGATTGCAGACAGAATTGGCAAATtgttttatttacaagaaaatggTCCATAGGTGTGCATCAATGCTAAGCTGAAAATGAACAAGAGTAATATGCAAATCTGGCAAGCTCGATTAGGCCACCTGAACTAGTGAGTTGTGATTAAATGCTCAAAAATGAGTATGTTACAGGTCTGAAATTCAATGATGTTGTTCTCACTAGATGTATTACATACCACACTCTTGACCAAACGAGAAGGGAACTCAAATGAGCTTCTGAAGTTAATCCTCTCTTATGTCAGCGGGCCAAtggctgaagcttctgaaggtggtGTGAGAATTTTTGTGGCCTTTAAAGACGACCGCAGCAAATGGTGTGACATGTATTTCCATGACGTAAAGGAGAAGTTGTCAACAAATTTGTTGAATACAAAAACCTCGTTGAAAGTCAGCCTGGTCATAAAATTAAACCTGTTTATCCCAGCAATGGTAAGGAGTATGGAAATGAAAGGAGTTCAGAACTACAGGGATGTAGTGACATCTAACATCTCCATACACACCACAGTAGAATGGTGTCACTGAATGAAAAATCTGTCTGTTGGTTGAAGTGACTACCACCATCATTTTGGATCAGAGCAATCAACACAGCTAACTCTGGTACCAGGTGTACCAGACTGAATGCCTGCCAGAGCAGGTGGACTTGGTAGCCACTAGGGGGCTCTGCAACCATGCAGAACTGCTTGATAACTACTTTGCTTGTCACCCAGTCACTCTGTTCACTCGGGTCTTGGAGATTTGTCTCTTTTGCTCTTGGCCGTGTTGTAACCATTGTGGTGACATTTTGTGTAGCACCTCATTGTTGTCTAGGTTTTTATCTTTGTTCTGATCTGTTGTCTTGTCTGCAGACATTTGCCTACCATTAGTTTGTGTTACTCTTCTGAAGGCCCTGCTGCCTGGTAGATTCCTCTGCTTCTCCAGTTCCTTTGGGACTTTGACAAGCacattgatgtatggctactgacAGATGCAGCACTAACAATGTCCAAAATTGTTGCTTAACCAAAGGGCTATGGAAACTTCCTCAAGTATCACACTTGCTCAACAGTTTGTGGCAGGTGTAGATTTATAAGATGTTTTGATTCATGATGTTAATTTCATTTCAAATGCAACAGACATCAGTGTCAGTGATGCATTATGTGGTCCAGATCATTGAGAGTGGTATGAGCTGTATATGATGCAATCAAGCCAATGGTGAAAAATAATACCTGGGACATTCTAGACAGACTACCAAATGAAAGTTTGGAGGAATAAATACAGAAGTAATTTAGGAGTCATTGCATAATTATATAATCATAGTGAATCAGCTGCAAGAATCGATCATTTAGGAGTCATTCCATGATTATATAATTGACAGTGAATCACTAACATGAAAATAAATCCAAAagttacgattttttttatttagatggACCTTAATATATATAACATACAGCTAAGATTTGATGAAACAAGCTTTGTTCATTtgtcactaaaaaataaaaaggtaagttAGAAAGTCATGCACATGTATTTGAATGTCTTTTAACATCTGTGCAACTCTTTAGTACAAATAGAAACTTGTAGAATTTACATAACTTATAAGGGCCAGTATGTATGAAAATATACCAGACATTAAATGAATTTACCATAACTAGTATAAAGcaaaacaattaaatattatggaTGTAACATTTTAATGTTGCAGATGTAACACATACATTTAACTTATAGTGAAGGACTGAACGTATGTACTTAACAATGCTAAAATCATTGCATTGTGACAAATTTGTGAATAAATGAAGAGCATTCAGATAACAGAAAAAATTAGTTTAAGAggtttaatttaatttcagtaaaaGTTAACCTTTCACGAGAATCTGTCGTAGGTTCATGTAAAGTACATGTAACTTGGCAAATATCAGCTTCACTAGTATcatcctttctggccatacagattTATTCCCTACTCTCTTATCTTAAGGAacttaactgaattttttttattatttaaaaaaaacactgataACTTGTCCAGCAAATTTGTGTAAATGTCAGATTCTATTGTAACAAAAAGCCACAGaccaaaacacaatgaaaagttttcaTCATTGCAACTGTTAATGACAGAATTTAGGAGTGTTTCTTTCTTATCGGTCTGGTCTGCAACACGTTTGAAATTGCAGTGCGCACCATCTCCCTTAGACAGCAAACCTATTTTAACTGTACATTTCCCAATGATGTACACACTGTGGACTTGGTGAGTGTTTGAAGGAGATGAGTCACTCCAGTGCAACAGTAACTTGTCAGCATGGTTTTTTACCTCCTCTACTGGAACATCTGTTATATTAAGTTTATCAGTTACAGATTCTGTAAGTTGTACAAATCATCTGTGGAGGCTTCAATCATTTGGGAAATCAACAGGAAAAATTATGGTTTTGTTAGCGGTgtgtgtgataagacatcctgtgaagcattactaaatgccttctctgtaaACCACCTAGAACAGACAGTTCAGAACCCCACTcattatggaaatatattggatctaatagtAACAAATAGATGTGACCTTTTCGAGTAAGTACATgtagaaactggtatcagtgaccctgATGCATTTGTGGTTACAGCTATAACCAAAGTACAAAGGGActgtaaaacaagcagaaagatattcatattaagtaaactagataaaaatcagtagtgtcatacatcaatgaggaacttgaaactttcaaaacagggcaggagcatgtagaggaactatggctcacatTCAAAggaataattgaccatgcacttAATAGGTATGTACACAGTAGAAGAGTTTTTAATGGGAGGGACACTCCATGGTATACAGACACTGCAAAGAAACTTGTAATGAAACAGAGATCACTGCATAATACGTGTAAAGAAAAGGATAGGACTACAgacagagagatactgaatgaaacatgtttggttatCAAGtgacaatgtgtgaagccttcagtgattactgtagcagaatattgtcaaatgatttttcacaaaatccaaagaaattctagtcatatgGAAAGGCTGTAACTGGAAGAAAACCCAAGTGACACATGTCTACAAGAAgactagcagaagtgatccacaaagctaCTGTCTCGTATCTTTGACATTAACTAGTTATTGAATCTTAGAGCAAATCTGgagctcaaacacaatgagatatcttgaacagcatGGCTTCCTTCATGTCAAGCAGCatagattctgaaaacattgatcatgtgaaacccaactcacacttttcttacatgatataacgaaagctttggatcaaggtacaTAGAGGCAGTATTTCTTGAGTTCCAAAAAGCAGTTGACTTGGTACCACAcctatatttattgtcaacaagtttgatcatatggggtatctactaaaatttgtgacttgattgagaactttttggtagggaggacacagaatgTTATATGGGATGggaaagtcatcatcagatgtagatgtaactttgggtgtgccccagagaagtgtgttggaacaattgctgttcatgttgtacattagtgAATCACCTTATAGGCAATATTAACCtgagacattttgcagatgatgcagttatctataatgaagtactgtctgatgaAAGAAGctatataaatattcagtcagagcttgataagatttcagagtggtgcaaagattagcaacttgatgtaatgttcagaaatgtaaaattgtgcactctaCAAACCAAAGAAAATAGTATCCTATGATCATAATATCTGTGAGTTACAGTTGGAActggccaactcatacaagtacctgagtgtaacactttgtagcaatatgaaattgaatgaCTACATAGgcttaattgtcggtaaagcagatggtagactttagTGCTAGAATACTGGGGATGTGCAACTAGTCTGTGcagtagattgcttacaaatcacttgtgtgactcaTTCTAGAGTATTGTTCACCTGTGTAGTACCCTCACCAAATAGTACTaatgggggatattgaatgtatacagagaagggcagaacaaatggtcacaggtttgtttacccCTTTGGAGAGTGTTGCattgacactgaagaaactgatcTGGCAGATTCTTGATGGTAGATGTAAACTTGAACTCTTGaaggtagatgtaaactatcctgagaaagtctactaacaaagtttgaagaaccagctttaaatgatgattccaggaatatactacaaccccctatgtatcactcacataggaatcgtgaggacaaggttagaataattacagcatgcacagaggcatttaaacaattataCTTCCTATTGCActctatacgtgaatggaacgagaagaaaccctaataaatgatGCAATGGGATGTACCAActgccatgcgcttcacagtggtttgcagtattgatgtagaggtagatgtagatatgcagatTTGGATATAAGACTTGTTGATGTAGGTGTGGATAAGGGACTCTGTGGATAAGACagacaaacaataaaaatatgcATTTTATTTCCTTGTAACTGAATTATTAAGAAATTATTCTAAAGTTGCTTCACTGATATATGTAGGTGTACTCTTGGATGAATACATGTGCTGTATGGATACTTCTCAGTATTATTCTACTGAAATAGTTGTATCTGTGATATAGAGGGATATTTAATAACCTACTTATGATATGTTTTGGCTAAAACAATGATTTGCACTTTTTGAACAGAAAattgatttttctttttaaaaatatttattgtaagttAAGTTCATCTTTACCTACAGTTTCATTCATGTACTATCTTCCACATCTCTCCACAATATTTTTTATCCATCCTTGATTTGTATCTTTACTCTTGCTATATTACTTTTTTTAAAGAAGCAAATAAAAGATGAAAGAAGTGTTTTCAGCAACAGATGTTCGTTGCCCATGCCAAACATTATCTTATTAGCTACTTCACTATTTTGTTTTATACATTAAATATTTTCCTGCCTTGCTAACAGAAATTTCAGTGAAATTTCTTGTAGGTTTTCTGTTTTTCTGATCTATCTAAGACATGTACCTTTTTGTTTGTTTCAGGTTTTAGTAATCCTGCTCCTCCTGTCCCTGTTCCAAGGATTAGAAAACAATTGAAAACATCAAAGTTGCAAAATGAACATAGTGGCATAAATACCCAGATAGCACCAAGAATCATACCtccaaaaagaaggaaaaaatcaaatacttcatcagAACTTGAGTACATTATGTATGCTACAAATGAAACAGAAATGGAATGTTCACATGTTAATTCAGGAGGTGGCCTAATTGACAAAACTCCAAGCTGTAACAAAATAACGGTGGTGAATAGTGTGGATACTTTCAACCTAGCAGCAGAGTGTCCAGACAGAATCAATAACTATTTTAATTTTGTCAAGCCAAAACCCTACTATCCCAGTTCCAACACTCTATACACTGCTAAAATGTGTGACACTCAAGAGGATGATGATAGTGGTGTATACTTTGCTGAAAGTACATCACTAGAATCACAGAAATATGATCAGTCAGAGGTGAAACAAAATGTTACAACGGATGCGAAATatgaagaaatttttcaaaatgagaGTAATTATAGCAATAATCTTAGAAATGGTAGTAATAAACAAAACAGTGATTTATTTAAAGGCATTTATGCACATACAAATgaacaaattacaaacaaaaacacTCCAGCTGAATTACATACTTCATCAGAATGTGATGATCAGGTTGATCCATACTGCTCAACAAATATTTCTCAGGACAGTGACAATAAGAATctgaagacaaaagaaattatagGTTACGTTACATCATGCTGTTCTGAAGCTAACATTGTACAGAATGAACAATACAGAAGCAAGAAAGATAATGGGGGTGTGCCACATGTCTTAGCATTAGCTGATAGATCTCACTCTACAGCCCTAGATAATAGCTGCAAGAAATTGTATGATAAAATTGATTTTAAAGAGTACTCTACAGAAAACACTGAATGTACTGTGAAAGAAACACCATTTAATTTAAACTGTGGGAATAATGGATCCCATAAAGAATTAGCAATAAACAATGATGATATCTCAGAGATAGTGGACAGATTTTTGTTGCTTGATGTTCAAGATTGCTCCAGCAGTGAGCCTCGAGAGCTGCAAGAAAATGTGGGCCAGCAGAAGTACAAATTGCCTCACAGAGAAGAACTCCCTAAAACAAAGGAGGATCCTATTGTAGAGATATCAAAAAAGTTTAGCATGTTCTTGTGTGACATGTTGGGTAGTAGTAGTCTTCGAAATGCAGTTTCAGATGCGGTTGTTAAGCCTCTTCCTACTTCACACTCTTGGCTATCTACTGTAGATATTAATTCCAAATATGAAAACTCTAAAGGGCAGAAAACTTCTGTTAATGAACATTTTAAATCACAGAGAGCTCTCAGAGATAAACATTCTAAATGTGATAAACATTTTACAAATGTTGTAAAACAAAATAATGATGGTCATATAGAGGTCAACAAGAATGTTCTTGCAGAAGTGGAAAACAGACTGGATCATAGTGAAGAGGCACATgtaaggaaggattctgaaaacaaTACTTCAAACTTCTTGAAAAGTATTAGTATCatggatttaactgatgaaagttgCAGTGCAGAGATTGATGATAGCCTTCCAAACAATAATgttgataatgtaaataaaagctTAGAAATTGAATGCAGTAATCACGTAGAAAGTTACAGTAAAATTGGCCAGTCGTGTACGAATCATAACTCTGCTGTAGATGATACAGAGGTCTCATATCTGTCCACTGcaacaaaaatggaaaacaagTTAGATGGTGGTAGAGAGGCAGAAATAAAAAAGGATTCTGAAACAAATGCTGTAGATGTTGAGAAAAATGACAGTGTTATGGACTTCACTGATGTAAGTTCCACTACAGAAGTATCAACTGTTCTTGACACCAGTAATAATAATGCTATAAGTAAAAACATACAGACAGAATGCACTAATGATGTAGAAGGTGACAAAAAACTCAACTTGTTATGCAATTTTCAGAATTCTGTTGCTGTGGATAATCTAGAGACATCATATAAACTGATTGCAacagaaagagaaaggaaactgAATATTGATGAAGAGGAACAGATGCAAAAGGATTCTGAAGCAAATGCTACAAACGTGAAAAATATCAGTCACATGGACTCCACTGATGTAATTTCCTCTAAAAGGTCACCAGTTGTTCTTGAGAACAGTAATAGTAATTCTGTAAGTGAAAACTTACAGACTGAATGCAGCAATCATATGGAAGACAACGGAGAACTTAATCTGTCATACAACTTTCATAATTTTGTTGCAGGGACTATAGAGGCATTGTACCAACCCACTGTAATggaaacagaaagcaaaatgaacCTTAATGAAGAGGCAGACACACAAAAGGATTCCGAAACAAATACCATGCAAATTGTGAAAAATGCTAGTGGTACAGATTTCCTTCAGCAAAATTCGTATGGAGAAGTACCAGAGTTTTCTGAGAACAGTATCGTTGATGACCTAAATGAATTCTTACAGCCCGAATGTTGTAATTATGTTGAAGATAACAAAGAACTTAAACTGACATGGAGTAGTCAGAATTCTGTTGTGAACAATTCAGATATCATTGAAGGAAATGTACCATCAGAGACTGAAGGAGGAACCAGGTTAGTCCTTGGACATAACAAATTATTATATGGTAAAAGCAAAGAAGCGAtacatgaattaaaaaacaaaaatattactgTCAATAACACAAAGAAAAAGTCAGTGAAGTTCAATGATACTGTTAACATAATCAACAAGGTAGAATATGCTTTACAGAGAAATCGAAGTATTagcataaatgaagaaaaaaaggtATTTAAAAGGGACTCATGGACAACTGAAAGCTGTATGAAATCTAAAAGAAGGGAGGTTGCTGAAAATGATTCAGATGATTCTGAAAATATGGTTGAAGAACATGATCTGTGGAAAAGTTATAATGAAGAACTTTGTGAAAAGCCAAAGAAGTCATCCCTACCATCTTTTGAAAGTTTCCTCGTCAAGAGCTGTGGAACTGTGGGGGTTAAaacagaggaagaaaaaattcatgaACATGAACTTTGGACCAGTGACaataatcaaattaataaatgtagagATACTCATCTGCCTTCATTTGaaagttttatttcaaaaacatcaaAGAATAATCACACAAATCAGACTCAAAGCTCAGACCAGACAGAGTTAAAGCATGGAAAATTAACAGTATTTGGAAGTTCCATTTCAGAAGATGAGGCACACAATAGTCTCCCTGAAGCCCCATCTCCTCCAAAGTGTTCAGCTTTCCATGAAATTTTGCTTGATGCTACATTCTGGACCAAACAAAAAAGCCCTGATAATGTCACAGGGCCACCTAAAAGTGAGTATCAGTAGAAATCCCTCAACATGTTTATATGCTTTATACAACCATGACCACGTTGTAATCATGCTGTGTGTTAATCAAAGACTGTGTTATTTGTAGAAAGGTACAGACCTCATTAGCCAAAAATGCTAATGGCCAAGAATGTAGCTCTGATATGCATAATATTATTAACTGCTTTGCTAGAAAACGTATATTTGTGGTACCCCATGAAGAGTATTATTTTTAAATTAGTATTTATTGTAGCCTAGTTTGTAATAGCATATTGTTGGATACAAAATGTTAGTAGAAATGAAGCagtat
The Schistocerca gregaria isolate iqSchGreg1 chromosome 1, iqSchGreg1.2, whole genome shotgun sequence genome window above contains:
- the LOC126364572 gene encoding kinesin-related protein 10-like, with amino-acid sequence MESGTGFSNPAPPVPVPRIRKQLKTSKLQNEHSGINTQIAPRIIPPKRRKKSNTSSELEYIMYATNETEMECSHVNSGGGLIDKTPSCNKITVVNSVDTFNLAAECPDRINNYFNFVKPKPYYPSSNTLYTAKMCDTQEDDDSGVYFAESTSLESQKYDQSEVKQNVTTDAKYEEIFQNESNYSNNLRNGSNKQNSDLFKGIYAHTNEQITNKNTPAELHTSSECDDQVDPYCSTNISQDSDNKNLKTKEIIGYVTSCCSEANIVQNEQYRSKKDNGGVPHVLALADRSHSTALDNSCKKLYDKIDFKEYSTENTECTVKETPFNLNCGNNGSHKELAINNDDISEIVDRFLLLDVQDCSSSEPRELQENVGQQKYKLPHREELPKTKEDPIVEISKKFSMFLCDMLGSSSLRNAVSDAVVKPLPTSHSWLSTVDINSKYENSKGQKTSVNEHFKSQRALRDKHSKCDKHFTNVVKQNNDGHIEVNKNVLAEVENRLDHSEEAHVRKDSENNTSNFLKSISIMDLTDESCSAEIDDSLPNNNVDNVNKSLEIECSNHVESYSKIGQSCTNHNSAVDDTEVSYLSTATKMENKLDGGREAEIKKDSETNAVDVEKNDSVMDFTDVSSTTEVSTVLDTSNNNAISKNIQTECTNDVEGDKKLNLLCNFQNSVAVDNLETSYKLIATERERKLNIDEEEQMQKDSEANATNVKNISHMDSTDVISSKRSPVVLENSNSNSVSENLQTECSNHMEDNGELNLSYNFHNFVAGTIEALYQPTVMETESKMNLNEEADTQKDSETNTMQIVKNASGTDFLQQNSYGEVPEFSENSIVDDLNEFLQPECCNYVEDNKELKLTWSSQNSVVNNSDIIEGNVPSETEGGTRLVLGHNKLLYGKSKEAIHELKNKNITVNNTKKKSVKFNDTVNIINKVEYALQRNRSISINEEKKVFKRDSWTTESCMKSKRREVAENDSDDSENMVEEHDLWKSYNEELCEKPKKSSLPSFESFLVKSCGTVGVKTEEEKIHEHELWTSDNNQINKCRDTHLPSFESFISKTSKNNHTNQTQSSDQTELKHGKLTVFGSSISEDEAHNSLPEAPSPPKCSAFHEILLDATFWTKQKSPDNVTGPPKSEYQ